A genomic region of Pyrus communis chromosome 14, drPyrComm1.1, whole genome shotgun sequence contains the following coding sequences:
- the LOC137715405 gene encoding protein GAMETE CELL DEFECTIVE 1, mitochondrial-like, with protein MQNLHRVISRLSSTSLGTSTAKFLREKSKPTLGSTGVLPLKNGIESCQFITPRFFSFSSGGDGENAGKDEWDKPPSGTFSNNASDDLGWDKPPPGTFSNNASDDLGWDTASAWSTGLTKEHFDGEVVGRRTSGPDPSQSSVVSGLQEIEDRIRELEEENKKSKKFVDGWGERLREISVLLKQVREPGARGSYLKDSEKAEMYKKHKENPEVYTVERLAKDYRIMRQRVHAILWLKELEEEEEKKLGRPLDDSVELLLDTCPEFFNSHDREFHVASLPYKPDFKVMPEGWDGTTRDLDEVHYEISKKEDEMLYQEFVQRMNFNKMKMKGEVFCHKHSRRRTSHGWNFTVEKLGPRGKRGGGGGWKFVSQPDGSSRPLNETEKMYVKRETPRRRRKILP; from the exons ATGCAGAATCTGCACCGTGTTATTTCTCGTCTTTCCTCAACTTCACTTGGCACGAGTACAGCAAAGTTTCTGAGAGAGAAAAGCAAACCGACTTTGGGAAGCACTGGTGTGCTTCCATTGAAGAATGGTATCGAATCTTGTCAGTTTATCACTCCCCGATTCTTTTCTTTCAGCTCTGGAGGTGATGGCGAAAATGCTGGTAAAGACGAGTGGGATAAACCCCCGTCTGGGACATTCAGCAATAATGCATCAGATGATTTGGGGTGGGATAAACCTCCGCCTGGAACATTTAGCAATAATGCATCAGATGATTTGGGGTGGGATACTGCATCAGCGTGGTCGACTGGATTGACCAAGGAGCATTTTGATGGGGAGGTGGTAGGCCGACGGACAAGTGGGCCCGACCCATCTCAATCATCAGTGGTATCTGGTTTGCAAGAAATTGAGGACAGGATAAGAGAACTGGAAGAAGAgaacaagaaaagcaaaaagTTTGTGGATGGGTGGGGAGAAAGATTGCGGGAGATAAGTGTGCTTCTGAAGCAAGTGCGTGAGCCTGGTGCCAGAGGGTCTTATCTCAAGGACTCAGAGAAGGCTGAGATGTATAAGAAGCACAAGGAAAACCCTGAGGTTTATACTGTTGAGAGGCTGGCTAAGGATTATAGGATTATGAGGCAGAGAGTGCATGCTATTCTTTGGCTCAAAGAgcttgaggaggaagaggagaaaAAGCTTGGTCGTCCTTTAGATGATTCTGTTGAGCTCCTGCTTGACACCTGCCCAGA attttttaattCTCATGACCGCGAATTCCACGTGGCATCCCTTCCCTACAAACCTGATTTCAAGGTTATGCCAGAGGGTTGGGACGGTACCACCAGAGATTTGGATGAAGTTCATTATGAAATCTCgaagaaagaagatgaaatGCTCTATCAAGAATTTGTCCAGAGAATGAACTTCAACAAAATGAAA ATGAAAGGAGAGGTCTTCTGCCACAAGCATAGTCGTCGTCGGACTTCACACGGGTGGAACTTCACCGTTGAAAAACTCGGACCCAGAGGAAAGCGTGGAGGTGGCGGTGGCTGGAAGTTTGTCAGCCAGCCAGATGGTTCAAGCCGACCGCTGAATGAAACGGAGAAAATGTACGTGAAGCGAGAAACACCCCGCCGCCGGCGCAAGATCCTTCCGTGA
- the LOC137715354 gene encoding uncharacterized GPI-anchored protein At1g61900-like has translation MDCLKAAIHHKGSLCCQLLLFFIWLSSFQDVVAVQTVFDPSHASSVAELGLANPPTTGFFNPIEISPAVIPNYPNPADGPSQPMYPNFPTRYEPVLTGKCPLNFSTISSVIEKTATDCFQPLAAILGNVMCCPQFSSLIRIFQGLYSINSDKLVLHNSVANDCFKDIISILASRGANSSVPTLCSINSSNLTGGSCPVKDINAFEKTVNTSSLVEACTTVDPLKECCRPICQHAIADAALRISGKQLMMNENKNLVGGLNYTDTLSDCKGVVFSYLSRKLSSDAANTAFRILSACKVNKVCPLEFKQPSEVVKSCRNVAAPSPSCCSSLNTYISGIQKQMLITNRQAIICASVFGSMLRKGGVMENVYELCDIDLKDFSIQEYVQQGCLLRSLPADAIIDNTTGFSFSCDLSDNTAAPWPSSSSDSSLSFCAPEMSLPALPTSETFKNPGCRGGELEFIVPIFSFLVLGTLLY, from the exons ATGGATTGTTTAAAGGCTGCTATTCATCATAAAG GTTCTTTGTGCTGCCAgttattattattctttatcTGGTTATCCAGTTTCCAAGATGTCGTGGCAGTGCAGACAGTATTTGACCCAAGTCATGCTTCTTCCGTGGCAGAGCTAGGCCTAGCTAATCCACCTACTACTGGGTTCTTTAATCCCATTGAAATATCACCAGCTGTTATTCCAAACTACCCAAATCCTGCAGATGGACCTTCACAACCGATGTACCCGAATTTTCCGACAAGATATGAGCCTGTTTTAACCGGGAAGTGTCCTTTGAATTTTTCTACCATATCAAGTGTAATAGAAAAGACAGCTACTGATTGCTTTCAACCTTTGGCGGCAATATTAGGAAATGTAATGTGTTGCCCGCAGTTTAGTAGTTTAATCCGCATCTTCCAGGGTCTCTATAGTATCAACTCTGATAAGTTGGTTCTGCATAATTCAGTCgcaaatgattgttttaaagATATCATCAGTATCTTAGCCAGTAGGGGTGCAAACAGTTCAGTACCTACACTCTGCTCCATAAATTCGTCAAATCTTACTGGTGGGTCCTGTCCAGTGAAGGACATTAATGCCTTTGAGAAAACAGTAAATACAAGCAGTTTAGTGGAGGCTTGCACAACTGTTGACCCTCTCAAAGAGTGCTGCAGACCAATTTGCCAGCATGCAATAGCGGATGCTGCACTAAGGATCTCAGGAAAACAATTGATGATGAATGAGAATAAAAATTTAGTGGGTGGGCTTAATTATACCGATACTCTAAGTGATTGTAAAGGTGTGGTTTTTtcatatctttcaaggaaactctcATCAGATGCTGCCAATACTGCATTTCGAATATTGTCTGCCTGCAAAGTTAACAAAG TTTGCCCTTTGGAATTTAAGCAGCCTTCAGAAGTAGTTAAATCATGTCGCAATGTTGCTGCCCCGAGTCCTTCCTGCTGTAGCTCATTAAACACTTATATTTCGGGAATACAAAAGCAAATGTTAATTACAAATAGACAAGCTATAATTTGTGCTTCAGTGTTTGGGTCCATGTTGAGAAAAGGCGGGGTGATGGAAAATGTTTATGAGCTTTGTGATATTGACTTGAAAGATTTTAGCATTCAAG AATACGTGCAACAAG GGTGTTTACTTCGAAGCTTGCCTGCGGATGCGATAATTGACAATACAACAGGTTTCAGCTTTTCATGTGATTTGAGTGACAACACTGCAGCGCCATGGCCTTCATCTTCCTCAGATTCATCGTTGTCCTTTTGTGCACCTG AGATGTCATTGCCCGCACTACCAACATCGGAGACTTTTAAAAATCCTG GCTGTCGTGGCGGTGAGCTGGAATTTATTGTAcccattttttcatttttagttttgggT